One Leucobacter muris DNA segment encodes these proteins:
- the hisS gene encoding histidine--tRNA ligase — protein sequence MAAPVNPPRGMRDFLPADKARREHALGVIKSVYRSHGFDEIETPVVEDYARLHAGLGGDNEKLSFSILKRGIRPEALAAASEAGNAEQLADLGLRFDLTVPLTRFYASHRAELPPVFRAIQIAPVWRAERPQKGRYRQFVQADIDIIGEAGLLAEIELVTATSQALAALGLDCCVIRVNDRRVLFGLLEHCGFPADTHDRALITVDKLDKIGAEGVVEELREIDAAAAERIGAVLASVEPALAGEGIALTRSAIEAALPGAAQNPGAAAGIENLAQLGEALDGALPSGVTVRFDPTLVRGMGYYTGTIFEVAHPGSGSSVGGGGRYDGMVGRFLGQDVPAVGFSIGFERVVDLISLPESSGPEAVALVYDADVPFAELVALKRELVARGHRVRLEKRQKNMKALLARIAAEGFTSFANVRAGAGVDALELRPLSD from the coding sequence ATGGCAGCACCCGTGAACCCGCCGCGCGGCATGCGCGACTTCCTCCCCGCAGACAAGGCGCGCCGCGAGCACGCGCTCGGCGTCATCAAGAGCGTCTACCGCTCGCACGGCTTCGACGAGATCGAGACACCGGTGGTCGAGGACTACGCGCGGCTGCACGCCGGGCTCGGCGGCGACAACGAGAAGCTCAGCTTCTCGATCCTGAAGCGCGGCATCCGGCCCGAGGCGCTCGCCGCCGCGAGCGAGGCCGGCAACGCCGAGCAGCTCGCCGACCTCGGCCTGCGCTTCGACCTCACCGTGCCGCTCACCCGCTTCTACGCGAGCCACCGCGCAGAGCTGCCGCCCGTCTTCCGCGCCATTCAGATCGCCCCGGTCTGGCGCGCCGAGCGCCCGCAGAAGGGCCGCTACCGCCAGTTCGTGCAGGCCGACATCGACATCATCGGCGAGGCGGGGCTGCTCGCCGAGATCGAACTCGTCACCGCCACCTCGCAGGCGCTCGCGGCGCTCGGGCTCGACTGCTGCGTGATCCGCGTCAACGACCGGCGAGTCCTCTTCGGCCTGCTCGAGCACTGCGGCTTCCCCGCGGACACCCACGACCGCGCGCTCATCACGGTCGACAAGCTCGACAAGATCGGCGCCGAAGGGGTCGTCGAGGAGCTGCGCGAGATCGACGCCGCCGCCGCCGAGCGGATCGGGGCCGTGCTCGCCTCGGTCGAGCCGGCGCTCGCGGGGGAGGGCATCGCGCTCACGCGATCCGCGATCGAGGCCGCCCTTCCCGGCGCCGCGCAGAACCCCGGAGCCGCAGCGGGCATCGAGAACCTCGCCCAGCTCGGCGAGGCCCTCGACGGCGCCCTGCCCAGCGGGGTGACCGTGCGCTTCGACCCCACGCTCGTGCGAGGCATGGGCTACTACACGGGCACGATCTTCGAGGTCGCCCACCCCGGCTCGGGCAGCTCGGTCGGCGGCGGGGGCCGGTACGACGGCATGGTGGGGCGCTTCCTCGGCCAGGACGTGCCCGCGGTCGGCTTCTCGATCGGCTTCGAGCGGGTGGTGGATCTCATCTCCTTGCCCGAGTCGAGCGGGCCCGAGGCGGTCGCGCTCGTCTACGACGCCGACGTGCCCTTCGCCGAGCTCGTCGCCCTCAAGCGCGAGCTCGTGGCGCGCGGGCACCGGGTGCGGCTCGAGAAGCGGCAGAAGAACATGAAGGCGCTGCTGGCGAGGATCGCGGCCGAGGGCTTCACGAGCTTCGCGAACGTGCGCGCGGGCGCGGGCGTCGACGCGCTCGAGCTGCGACCGCTCTCGGACTGA
- a CDS encoding helix-turn-helix domain-containing protein: MAPDTTPTQGESELDRLLLGKRLKFFRTRAGLTLEQLGERVGVVASQLSHIETGRREPRLGLLQSIARELGIDPSELLRREPPDHRSALEIELERAQSTPGYLRLGLPHVRTPRTLSDDALESLVGMHRELARRSRAAAATSEEARRANTAIRMQMRERDNYIHEIELVASDLMRRIGHTTGAVTHRTVAMLAEMLGFTLIFVDDLPSNTRSITDLENGRIYLPPASIPGGHGLRSLALQAMAHRVLGHAEPASYAEFLEQRLQINYFAAACLMPEARAVDFLQQAKRNRNLAIEDLRDAFGVTHEAAAHRFTNLATQHLDLRVHHYRADGEGALVRGYENDDLPFPSDASGSIEGEMLCHKWGGRTAFHRTNRTSEFYQYTDTPAGTYWSSVQTGDAEQGPFAIACGVAFDDAKWFRGRETPVRRVSTCPDEACCRTPSPDLLTRWQGKAWPSARMHQHVLSPLPTGTFPGVDDTAMYEFLSKHAPEA; the protein is encoded by the coding sequence ATGGCACCGGATACGACCCCCACCCAGGGTGAATCTGAACTCGACCGTCTGCTGCTCGGCAAGCGCCTCAAGTTCTTCCGCACGCGCGCGGGCCTCACGCTCGAGCAGCTCGGCGAGCGCGTGGGCGTGGTCGCGAGCCAGCTCTCGCACATCGAGACCGGGCGCCGCGAGCCGCGGCTCGGCCTGCTGCAGAGCATTGCGCGCGAGCTCGGCATCGACCCCTCGGAGCTGCTGCGCCGCGAGCCCCCGGACCACCGCAGCGCCCTCGAGATCGAGCTCGAGCGGGCGCAGAGCACCCCCGGCTACCTGCGCCTCGGGCTCCCCCACGTGCGCACCCCGCGCACCCTCAGCGACGACGCGCTCGAGTCGCTCGTCGGCATGCACCGCGAACTCGCCCGGCGATCCCGAGCGGCCGCCGCGACCTCCGAGGAGGCCCGCCGCGCCAACACCGCCATCCGCATGCAGATGCGCGAGCGCGACAACTACATCCACGAGATCGAGCTGGTCGCCTCCGACCTCATGCGCCGCATCGGCCACACCACGGGCGCCGTCACGCACCGCACGGTCGCGATGCTGGCCGAGATGCTGGGCTTCACCCTCATCTTCGTCGACGACCTGCCCTCGAACACGCGCAGCATCACCGACCTCGAGAACGGGCGCATCTACCTGCCGCCCGCCTCCATCCCGGGCGGGCACGGCCTGCGCTCGCTCGCGCTGCAGGCCATGGCGCACCGCGTGCTCGGCCACGCCGAGCCCGCGAGCTACGCCGAGTTCCTCGAACAGCGGCTGCAGATCAACTACTTCGCCGCGGCCTGTCTGATGCCCGAGGCCCGAGCCGTCGATTTCCTGCAGCAGGCCAAGCGCAACCGCAACCTCGCGATCGAGGATCTGCGCGACGCCTTCGGCGTCACGCACGAGGCCGCCGCGCACCGCTTCACGAACCTCGCCACGCAGCACCTCGACCTGCGGGTGCACCACTACCGCGCCGACGGCGAGGGCGCCCTCGTGCGCGGCTACGAGAACGACGACCTGCCGTTCCCGAGCGACGCCTCGGGATCGATCGAGGGCGAGATGCTGTGCCACAAGTGGGGCGGCCGCACCGCGTTCCACCGCACGAACCGCACCAGCGAGTTCTACCAGTACACCGACACCCCGGCCGGCACCTACTGGTCGAGCGTGCAGACGGGCGACGCCGAGCAGGGGCCGTTCGCGATCGCCTGCGGGGTGGCCTTCGACGACGCGAAGTGGTTCCGCGGCCGGGAGACACCGGTGCGGCGGGTCTCGACGTGCCCGGACGAGGCCTGTTGCCGCACCCCCTCCCCCGACCTGCTCACCCGCTGGCAGGGCAAGGCGTGGCCGAGCGCGCGCATGCACCAGCACGTGCTCTCGCCGCTGCCGACCGGCACCTTCCCAGGCGTCGACGACACGGCGATGTACGAGTTCCTCTCGAAGCACGCGCCGGAGGCTTAG
- the eno gene encoding phosphopyruvate hydratase, producing the protein MAFIDAVIAREILDSRGNPTVEVEVGLTDDSVGRAAVPSGASTGAFEAYELRDSDKDRYLGKGVTKAVDAVFDELAPAIEGFAADDQRIIDAVLKEVDGTENKSRVGANSILGISLAVAHAAAASAELPLYRYLGGPTANTLPVPLMNIINGGAHADTGVDIQEFMAVPLGAETFSEGLRWGVEVYHALKALLKEQGLTTALGDEGGFAPDLPHNSAALDLIVEAIKRAGLEPGRDVAVALDVASSEFYENGVYTFEGQQRTAAEMTAYYADLLDRYPLVSIEDPLDESDWDGWAHITAEIGDRVQLVGDDLFVTNPERIAQGIEQGAANSLLVKVNQIGTLTETFDAVQLAQRAGFTAVMSHRSGETEDVTIADLAVATNCGQIKTGAPARSDRVAKYNQLLRIEEELGGAGVYAGRGAFPRFAA; encoded by the coding sequence GTGGCATTTATCGACGCGGTGATCGCCCGCGAGATTCTCGATTCGCGTGGCAACCCGACCGTTGAGGTCGAGGTCGGCCTGACCGACGATTCTGTGGGCCGCGCGGCGGTGCCCTCGGGCGCCTCCACCGGCGCCTTCGAGGCGTACGAGCTGCGCGACAGCGACAAGGATCGCTACCTCGGCAAGGGCGTGACGAAGGCCGTCGACGCCGTGTTCGACGAGCTCGCCCCCGCCATCGAGGGCTTCGCCGCCGACGATCAGCGCATCATCGACGCCGTGCTCAAGGAGGTCGACGGCACCGAGAACAAGTCGCGCGTCGGCGCGAACTCCATCCTCGGCATCAGCCTCGCGGTCGCCCACGCCGCCGCCGCTTCGGCCGAGCTGCCGCTCTACCGCTACCTGGGCGGCCCCACGGCCAACACTCTGCCCGTGCCGCTCATGAACATCATCAACGGCGGCGCGCACGCCGACACCGGCGTCGACATCCAGGAGTTCATGGCGGTGCCGCTCGGCGCCGAGACCTTCTCAGAGGGCCTGCGCTGGGGCGTCGAGGTCTACCACGCGCTCAAGGCGCTGCTCAAGGAGCAGGGCCTCACCACCGCGCTCGGCGACGAGGGCGGCTTCGCCCCCGACCTGCCCCACAACTCTGCGGCGCTCGACCTGATCGTCGAGGCCATCAAGCGCGCCGGCCTCGAGCCGGGCCGCGACGTGGCCGTGGCGCTCGACGTCGCCTCGTCGGAGTTCTACGAGAACGGCGTCTACACCTTCGAGGGGCAGCAGCGCACCGCCGCCGAGATGACCGCCTACTACGCCGATCTGCTCGACCGCTACCCGCTCGTCTCGATCGAGGATCCGCTCGACGAGAGCGACTGGGACGGCTGGGCGCACATCACCGCCGAGATCGGCGACCGCGTGCAGCTGGTGGGCGACGACCTCTTCGTCACCAACCCCGAGCGCATCGCCCAGGGCATCGAACAGGGCGCCGCGAACTCGCTGCTCGTCAAGGTGAACCAGATCGGCACGCTCACCGAGACCTTCGACGCCGTGCAGCTCGCGCAGCGCGCCGGTTTCACCGCGGTGATGTCGCACCGCTCGGGCGAGACCGAGGACGTCACGATCGCCGACCTCGCCGTGGCCACGAACTGCGGCCAGATCAAGACGGGCGCCCCCGCCCGCTCCGATCGCGTCGCGAAGTACAACCAGCTGCTGCGCATCGAGGAGGAGCTCGGCGGTGCTGGGGTCTACGCTGGCCGCGGCGCCTTCCCCCGCTTCGCGGCGTAA
- a CDS encoding DUF501 domain-containing protein, with protein sequence MSRPPYTEPTSADIAAVSEQLGREARGVVGIAARALDGSPTVVATAPRLPDGSPFPTFYYLCHPEAVAAASRLEAAGVMNEFNELLAEDEEVRAQYARAHEQYIADRDSVGEVPELSGVSAGGMPTRVKCLHALIGHALAAGPGVNPIGDLALARSGWRGHTKDA encoded by the coding sequence ATGAGCCGCCCACCGTACACCGAGCCCACCTCCGCCGACATCGCCGCGGTGAGCGAGCAGCTGGGGCGCGAGGCGCGCGGCGTCGTGGGCATCGCGGCGCGCGCGCTCGACGGCAGCCCCACGGTGGTCGCCACCGCGCCGCGCTTGCCCGACGGCTCGCCGTTCCCCACCTTCTACTACCTGTGCCACCCGGAGGCAGTCGCCGCGGCCTCGCGGCTCGAGGCCGCCGGCGTGATGAACGAGTTCAACGAACTGCTCGCCGAAGACGAGGAGGTGCGTGCGCAGTACGCCCGCGCGCACGAGCAGTACATCGCCGATCGCGACAGCGTTGGCGAGGTGCCCGAACTGTCGGGTGTGAGCGCGGGCGGCATGCCCACGCGCGTCAAGTGCCTGCACGCGCTCATCGGTCACGCGCTCGCGGCGGGCCCGGGTGTCAACCCGATCGGGGACCTCGCCCTCGCCCGCAGTGGATGGCGCGGGCACACCAAGGACGCGTAG
- a CDS encoding GntR family transcriptional regulator: protein MDPAPPAPRTADDIAGLFRGAIRSGQLGDGERLPTVRQTARDFEVAQATAAKAYRALEQEGLVVTRTAAGTRVAPGASRAAGPVVEHARALAEAAQREGTGFDDAVAVLRAVWGGS, encoded by the coding sequence ATGGATCCGGCACCTCCGGCGCCGCGCACGGCCGACGACATCGCCGGACTGTTCCGCGGTGCGATCCGCTCCGGTCAGCTGGGCGACGGCGAGCGTCTGCCGACCGTTCGGCAGACCGCGCGCGACTTCGAGGTGGCGCAGGCCACCGCCGCGAAGGCCTACCGCGCGCTCGAGCAGGAGGGCCTCGTCGTCACCCGCACCGCCGCCGGCACCCGGGTGGCGCCCGGCGCGTCACGCGCGGCGGGGCCGGTCGTCGAGCACGCCCGCGCACTCGCCGAGGCGGCGCAGCGCGAGGGAACCGGCTTCGACGACGCGGTCGCCGTGCTGCGGGCGGTGTGGGGCGGCAGCTGA
- a CDS encoding methyltransferase family protein, with the protein MAEAAAARTSVASAPRAAGSAHRGFWVTCSAAAPRIARAYFAAQAIAGALWWVGVFTLPWLRRATLGELDPVAVALWDVPLFVIASGIAAAGRRWAVRIAVPWTLLVTAGLAGYATATGLAGWGTLLMAAASCGSLVAWSLAVFGRIPAETVLRGPLASRTARVGSRARQLATTLLQMLGFWVLFLGVLPLGIRLLEVRCGLHVGFPAWLQGLGWVVLLLASALGVTAAAAMSLHGDGTPLPSATAVRLVIAGPYRWVRNPMALSGIAQAAGVGLLSSSWLVLGYAVCGGVYWNEPVRPSEEAELEQRFGEEFTAYRDRVRCWAPCFG; encoded by the coding sequence ATGGCCGAAGCAGCAGCCGCCCGAACCTCGGTCGCGAGCGCGCCGCGGGCGGCGGGCTCGGCTCACAGGGGCTTCTGGGTGACGTGCTCGGCCGCGGCGCCGAGGATCGCCCGCGCCTACTTCGCGGCGCAGGCCATCGCCGGTGCGCTCTGGTGGGTGGGCGTCTTCACGCTGCCGTGGCTGCGCCGCGCGACCCTCGGCGAGCTCGATCCCGTCGCGGTGGCGCTGTGGGACGTGCCGCTGTTCGTGATCGCGTCGGGGATCGCGGCCGCCGGGCGGCGGTGGGCGGTGCGGATCGCGGTGCCCTGGACGCTCCTCGTCACCGCGGGGCTCGCGGGGTACGCGACCGCGACCGGGCTCGCCGGCTGGGGTACGCTCCTCATGGCGGCGGCGAGCTGCGGGAGCCTCGTCGCGTGGTCGCTGGCGGTGTTCGGGCGCATTCCGGCCGAGACCGTGCTGCGGGGCCCGCTCGCCTCCCGCACGGCGCGGGTCGGTTCGCGGGCGCGGCAGCTCGCGACGACCCTGCTGCAGATGCTGGGGTTCTGGGTGCTGTTCCTCGGGGTGCTGCCGCTGGGGATCCGACTGCTCGAGGTCCGCTGTGGGCTGCACGTCGGCTTCCCCGCCTGGTTGCAGGGGCTCGGATGGGTCGTGCTGCTGCTCGCGAGCGCTCTCGGCGTCACGGCAGCCGCGGCGATGTCGCTGCACGGCGACGGCACACCGCTGCCGTCGGCGACGGCGGTGCGGCTCGTCATCGCCGGGCCGTACCGCTGGGTGCGCAACCCGATGGCCCTGTCGGGGATCGCTCAGGCGGCGGGCGTCGGACTGCTCTCGAGTTCGTGGCTCGTGCTGGGCTACGCGGTCTGCGGCGGCGTCTACTGGAACGAGCCGGTGCGACCGTCGGAGGAGGCGGAGCTCGAGCAGCGCTTCGGCGAGGAGTTCACGGCCTACCGCGACCGAGTGCGGTGCTGGGCGCCCTGCTTCGGGTGA
- a CDS encoding MazG nucleotide pyrophosphohydrolase domain-containing protein: MDQDEDADRPAATPSTPGAAAAASARDAEALAAAMQTVRTMVRPGGCAWHGVQTHETLTPFLVEETAEFIDAVERGLPADEVRSELGDVLYQVLFHAAIAERDGEGYDLAGVAEALNEKLIARHPHVFGDRGEMTVDELHAEWERLKEDAAGEERGSRGPLDGIPAGMPTLARAAKVVERLKRARLVDPSAGESHPDDPLATAIGPDERRMAENGIGDAMLALVVRANAAGVDPDRALRLAVDRFTARVTHGE; encoded by the coding sequence ATGGATCAGGACGAAGACGCCGACCGACCCGCCGCGACGCCGAGCACTCCCGGCGCCGCGGCAGCGGCATCCGCCCGCGACGCCGAGGCCCTCGCCGCGGCGATGCAGACCGTGCGCACGATGGTGCGACCGGGCGGCTGCGCCTGGCACGGCGTGCAGACCCACGAGACCCTCACCCCCTTCCTCGTCGAGGAGACCGCGGAGTTCATCGACGCCGTCGAGCGCGGGCTGCCGGCCGACGAGGTGCGCTCCGAGCTGGGCGACGTGCTCTATCAGGTGCTCTTCCACGCGGCGATCGCCGAGCGCGACGGCGAGGGCTACGATCTGGCCGGCGTGGCCGAGGCGCTCAACGAGAAGCTGATCGCCCGGCACCCGCACGTGTTCGGCGACCGCGGCGAGATGACGGTCGACGAGCTGCACGCCGAGTGGGAGCGCCTGAAGGAGGACGCGGCGGGGGAGGAGCGCGGATCGCGGGGCCCTCTCGACGGCATCCCGGCTGGCATGCCCACGCTCGCGCGTGCGGCGAAGGTGGTCGAGCGCCTGAAGCGAGCCCGGCTCGTCGACCCGAGCGCGGGGGAGAGCCACCCCGACGACCCGCTCGCCACCGCGATCGGACCGGATGAGCGGCGCATGGCCGAGAACGGCATCGGCGACGCCATGCTCGCCCTCGTCGTGCGCGCGAACGCCGCGGGCGTCGATCCGGATCGTGCCCTGCGGCTCGCGGTCGACCGCTTCACCGCGCGCGTCACCCACGGCGAGTAG
- a CDS encoding septum formation initiator family protein — protein MKRWVEDLGAWASSLRFSGFTVLVVVLVAAGAVIVSPSLSTYVQQRREISELRESVRLHQEAVNEIDAERAKWKDPVYVRSQARDRLFYVMPGETQLGVVDDVVLPVESDEETSPELSRIESDWVRGIAASFLTAGTTDAPLAELEGSEPVPLDPAATETEPTAEEPQP, from the coding sequence GTGAAACGCTGGGTCGAGGATCTCGGGGCGTGGGCCTCGAGTCTCCGCTTCAGCGGTTTCACCGTGCTCGTCGTCGTGCTGGTCGCCGCAGGCGCCGTGATCGTGAGCCCCAGTCTCTCCACGTACGTGCAGCAGCGGCGCGAGATCTCCGAGCTGCGCGAGAGCGTGCGACTGCACCAGGAGGCGGTCAACGAGATCGACGCCGAGCGCGCGAAGTGGAAGGATCCCGTCTACGTGCGATCCCAGGCGCGCGACCGGCTCTTCTACGTGATGCCGGGGGAGACCCAGCTCGGCGTGGTCGACGACGTCGTGCTGCCGGTCGAGTCGGACGAGGAGACGAGCCCCGAGCTCTCGCGCATCGAGAGCGACTGGGTGCGCGGCATCGCGGCGTCCTTCCTGACGGCGGGCACCACCGACGCCCCGCTCGCCGAGCTCGAGGGAAGCGAGCCCGTGCCGCTCGACCCCGCCGCCACCGAAACCGAACCCACCGCCGAGGAGCCCCAGCCATGA
- a CDS encoding NAD(P)/FAD-dependent oxidoreductase has translation MAKKILIVGGGYAGFYTAWKLEKLLRAGEAEVTIVDPLPYMAYLPFLPEVAAGSIEPRHAVVARRRHLQRTHNIAGKVTGISHATKTATVTPNEGEAFDFEYDHIVVTTGSVSRTFPIAGIAENAIGMKTIEEAVAVRDRLVGNFERAASLPAGSPERARLLTVTVVGGGFAGIETIAELRSFATSLLRRYPEITFEETRFHLVEAMGRIMPEVTEALADWVVKDQTRRGVDIHLDTQLSSAVDGNIELSTGEKFESDLIVWTAGVMPRPFLRGTDLPIGPRGHVIGSPELRITTEEGQALEGAWTAGDTSQTPDISSTPGPGGFCVPNAQHAVRQGRLLAKNIVADLRGEGVRQYNHKNMGAVAGLGVNTGVFRSGGSFAMKGYFAWLAHRFYHGLAIPTWERKWRVFGGWVGHFFLGRDIVNIEAVQEPRAIFEEFASRPKPKTD, from the coding sequence GTGGCGAAGAAGATTCTGATCGTTGGTGGTGGCTACGCCGGCTTCTACACCGCATGGAAGCTGGAGAAGCTGCTCCGTGCGGGCGAGGCCGAGGTCACGATCGTCGATCCGCTGCCCTACATGGCTTACCTGCCGTTCCTCCCCGAGGTCGCCGCGGGCTCGATCGAGCCGCGTCACGCGGTCGTGGCCCGCCGCCGTCACCTGCAGCGCACGCACAACATCGCGGGCAAGGTGACCGGCATCTCGCACGCCACCAAGACCGCCACGGTCACCCCGAACGAGGGCGAGGCCTTCGACTTCGAGTACGACCACATCGTCGTCACCACCGGCTCCGTCTCGCGCACCTTCCCGATCGCGGGCATCGCCGAGAACGCCATCGGCATGAAGACCATCGAAGAGGCCGTCGCCGTGCGCGACCGCCTCGTCGGCAACTTCGAGCGCGCCGCGTCGCTGCCCGCCGGTTCGCCGGAGCGCGCCCGCCTGCTCACCGTCACGGTGGTCGGTGGCGGCTTCGCCGGCATCGAGACGATCGCCGAGCTGCGCTCCTTCGCGACCTCGCTGCTGCGCCGCTACCCCGAGATCACCTTCGAGGAGACCAGGTTCCACCTCGTCGAGGCCATGGGCCGCATCATGCCCGAGGTCACCGAGGCGCTCGCCGACTGGGTGGTCAAGGATCAGACCCGCCGCGGCGTCGACATCCACCTCGACACGCAGCTCTCGTCGGCGGTCGACGGCAACATCGAGCTGTCGACCGGCGAGAAGTTCGAGTCCGACCTGATCGTCTGGACCGCGGGCGTCATGCCCCGCCCGTTCCTGCGCGGCACCGACCTGCCGATCGGCCCCCGCGGCCACGTGATCGGCAGCCCCGAGCTGCGCATCACCACCGAAGAGGGCCAGGCCCTCGAGGGGGCCTGGACCGCAGGCGACACCTCGCAGACCCCCGACATCTCGTCGACCCCGGGCCCCGGCGGCTTCTGCGTGCCCAACGCGCAGCACGCCGTGCGCCAGGGGCGTCTGCTCGCCAAGAACATCGTCGCCGACCTGCGCGGCGAGGGCGTACGCCAGTACAACCACAAGAACATGGGCGCCGTCGCCGGCCTCGGCGTGAACACGGGCGTGTTCCGCTCGGGCGGCAGCTTCGCGATGAAGGGCTACTTCGCGTGGCTCGCGCACCGCTTCTACCACGGCCTCGCGATCCCCACGTGGGAGCGCAAGTGGCGCGTGTTCGGCGGCTGGGTCGGGCACTTCTTCCTGGGTCGCGACATCGTCAACATCGAGGCCGTGCAGGAGCCCCGAGCGATCTTCGAGGAGTTCGCCTCGCGCCCCAAGCCGAAGACCGACTGA
- a CDS encoding phosphoenolpyruvate carboxykinase (GTP): MSATQTIEAESTVTDLVRANATTANEEVLQWVTEVAELTKPVEVVWCDGSQDEWNRITSEMVEAGSLIPLNKDLRPGSFLARSHPADVARVEDRTFICSEKEEDAGPTNNWVAPAEMKAELMPLFDGAMRGRTMYVVPFSMGPVGGAITQLGIEITDSPYAVLNMRIMTRMGQAALDGITPGSEWVRTVHSVGAPLEEGQADEAWPCNDTKYITHFPETLEVWSYGSGYGGNALLSKKCFALRIASVMGRNEGWLAEHMLLLKLTNVDTGKAYHLSAAFPSACGKTNLAMLQPTIPGWKVETIGDDIAWLRPGKDGRLYAINPEAGFFGVAPGTGESTNPVAMETLWGNTIFTNVALTDDGDVWWEGKTDEVPAHLTDWQGNDWTPDADRPAAHPNSRFTVPIQQTPSLAADWYEQDGVPLDAILFGGRRATNVPLVAQSLSWEHGVFVGATVSSEKTAAQEGTVGELRRDPFAMLPFCGYNMADYWGHWLEMGETLGDKAPKVFQVNWFRKGADGRFLWPGFGDNSRVIDWIIRRVEGEARGRETAIGTVPADGELNLEGIEVPAEDLDELFSIDPASWLAEADLTEEFFARFGDRVPVALRDQLTQLRQRLSA, from the coding sequence ATGAGCGCCACCCAGACCATCGAGGCCGAGAGCACCGTCACCGACCTCGTGCGTGCGAATGCGACCACCGCGAACGAAGAAGTGCTCCAGTGGGTGACCGAGGTCGCCGAGTTGACGAAGCCCGTCGAGGTGGTCTGGTGCGACGGCTCGCAGGACGAGTGGAACCGCATCACCTCCGAGATGGTCGAGGCCGGATCCCTCATCCCGCTCAACAAGGATCTGCGTCCGGGCAGCTTCCTCGCGCGCTCGCACCCCGCCGACGTCGCCCGGGTCGAGGACCGCACCTTCATCTGTTCCGAGAAGGAGGAGGATGCCGGCCCCACGAACAACTGGGTCGCCCCCGCCGAGATGAAGGCCGAGCTCATGCCGCTCTTCGACGGCGCCATGCGCGGCCGCACCATGTACGTGGTGCCCTTCTCGATGGGCCCGGTCGGCGGCGCCATCACCCAGCTCGGCATCGAGATCACCGACTCGCCCTACGCCGTGCTCAACATGCGCATCATGACCCGCATGGGGCAGGCCGCGCTCGACGGCATCACGCCCGGCAGCGAGTGGGTGCGCACCGTGCACTCGGTCGGCGCCCCCCTCGAGGAGGGTCAGGCCGATGAGGCGTGGCCCTGCAACGACACCAAGTACATCACCCACTTCCCCGAGACGCTCGAGGTGTGGTCGTACGGCTCGGGCTACGGCGGCAACGCCCTGCTCTCGAAGAAGTGCTTCGCGCTGCGCATCGCCTCGGTGATGGGTCGCAACGAGGGCTGGCTCGCCGAGCACATGCTGCTGCTCAAGCTCACGAACGTCGACACCGGCAAGGCCTACCACCTCTCCGCGGCCTTCCCGTCGGCCTGCGGCAAGACGAACCTCGCGATGCTGCAGCCCACGATCCCGGGCTGGAAGGTCGAGACGATCGGCGACGACATCGCCTGGCTGCGTCCTGGCAAGGACGGCCGTCTCTACGCGATCAACCCCGAGGCCGGTTTCTTCGGCGTCGCGCCCGGCACCGGCGAGTCGACGAACCCCGTCGCGATGGAGACCCTCTGGGGCAACACCATCTTCACCAACGTCGCGCTGACCGACGACGGCGATGTGTGGTGGGAGGGCAAGACCGACGAGGTGCCCGCTCACCTCACCGACTGGCAGGGCAACGACTGGACGCCCGACGCCGACCGTCCCGCCGCGCACCCCAACTCGCGCTTCACCGTGCCGATCCAGCAGACGCCCTCGCTCGCCGCCGACTGGTACGAGCAGGACGGCGTGCCCCTCGACGCGATCCTCTTCGGCGGGCGCCGCGCCACCAACGTGCCGCTCGTCGCGCAGTCGCTGTCGTGGGAGCACGGCGTCTTCGTCGGCGCGACCGTGTCGTCCGAGAAGACGGCCGCGCAGGAGGGCACCGTGGGCGAGCTGCGCCGCGACCCCTTCGCGATGCTGCCCTTCTGCGGCTACAACATGGCCGACTACTGGGGCCACTGGCTCGAGATGGGCGAGACCCTCGGCGACAAGGCCCCGAAGGTGTTCCAGGTCAACTGGTTCCGCAAGGGGGCCGACGGCCGCTTCCTGTGGCCCGGCTTCGGCGACAACTCGCGCGTGATCGACTGGATCATCCGCCGCGTCGAGGGCGAAGCCCGGGGCCGCGAGACCGCGATCGGCACCGTGCCGGCCGACGGCGAGCTCAACCTCGAGGGCATCGAGGTGCCGGCCGAAGACCTCGATGAGCTCTTCTCGATCGATCCCGCCTCGTGGCTCGCCGAGGCCGACCTCACCGAGGAGTTCTTCGCCCGGTTCGGCGACCGCGTGCCTGTCGCCCTGCGCGACCAGCTGACGCAGCTGCGCCAGCGCCTCAGCGCGTAG